CGTCTTAATTACTTCGTTTTTTATTACCCAACTCATGACCTTTATCGGCCTCTTAActcactttatttcattttgcaGTCATTTCCACTGGCTTTATCATTCGTTTTGACAGGGTTCTTTTTCGCAACATTGTCATTGAGGCAAGGTAAATATCAACAGTTTATACTATGACGAAATAAGATTTGGAGAAATTCATGGCTTGGTGATGAAAGGGTGGGATGGGACTGGTATAATGTTGGTTCATAGTGGGTTCTTTTCTGGAGAGAGTTGTAAACATCTTTGCGAATCTGCAATCAAATGATTTTTCCGTCTTCCATTCTTTTGCAGTAAGGTACGATCTACGGCACTTGTTCTTCTCAGTGATATGGGCTGGTCTAAGTGTTGCTATAGCTGCATTTGTGAGGGCCAATGGGCGTATCTTCTGCAATAGACCCCGTCTACACAAGCCTCGGTGTTGATTCTGGGTTCAGAATGTCATGGTTAATTCAATTTCCTGTGAAGCATTTCCTGTTTGCTTCACAGCACTTAATTCTTTGATTTGTAGTCCATATGGTCTTGAATTTACCACATGTAAACACCTGCTGCGTTGGTGTGGTGCCTTCTTATCATCATTCCATTCTGTGTAAATGCTTGCACCTTGTTCAAGCTTTTCAGGTGGTGTTATCATGGACGTGGAGGGTCTAGCTTATTAATACGTTCCAGAAAACCCTACTtgaaatacaattttttttttgtcagtTGTAACTTGGAAGTTCTGTAACTTCATTATGATGTTAATTACAGGATCGAAATTTTGATTCATGAtatgtaaatttatttttgaaattaaatggATTTAAAGATAACCCATGATCTAATCGATCTTATTACATCCTTAGATAAGAATAACATTAAAGCTAAAGTTGAGATACTAATCAAACCACTAAGAACCTTGAGTTGCATATGGAGGCCAGTAAAGGTGAAATTCAATCTTGTAGACAACGGTTTGGCCCTTGAGATTGACTGGGGATGATGTCACATAGCCTTGCACAAACAGGAAATCACCAGTGCCTCCCACAACAGGATGATCAGCGGGCTTAACGTTATGCGTGCCTCCGACTATGGAAACAGAACCAGAGTGGTGCTTTAAACGCAAAGTGATCTTAGCTACTGAGATGCTCTGAAGCCCATCCAAGCTGGAGGTGACAGAGGTTCCTTGAGCTATTCCAACTACTTTCGAAGATCGATTGGCTGTGACGGTCATCGGATCCTGGAAAACAAACACGGTGCCAAAAGGTGTAGTGGTTTGACTAATGCCTGCTCCACCTACACCATTCACTACAATATATCCGGTTCTGTTTATGGTTTCGTGTTGAAAGAGAGCGAAGTGAAGGGACTTgagttggtggtggtggtgatgctCGTGGTGAGAGGTAGAGGAGGCTTTACTTACGAGGAGGGAAACAAGTAGAACAACAAAAACTCCATAGAAACGAAGAGACAGAGCCATGACAAAGTTAAGAATGCAGAGATACAATGCTGCAAAGAACTTGAGAAGACTGAATTTACATGAAAGTCTGGTTCCAGCATAAAGCAGTGgtgtgagtttttgttttgtctcAATATAAAAGTTTCACTCCAGTCAACACGGCATTATCTGGCATCCGATGCAGAAAACACAAACTAGGTGGTTTTGATCAAGACCATTGAAAGGGGGGTTAGGTTGATTAAGTGGCCTTTATTTCTGCCGTGAATTTTAGGTTGGAACAATTATCAAAAAGTTGATTTGGTTGCTGcttcattttcaaaagctATAGCCGCCTTTGACTGCATATAGTTGCAATTACAATTGTTGATCACAAATTTATAAATCCAAGCAAAGTGATTTGAATAACCAAATTGGTGCCAGATCCAGAGTCCACTAGACATTAAACTTGTAAATCGCAACACGAAATTAGGATGGTTAATAAGAATATAAACATGGATATactgttattattattacattCAATCTAATTAGCAAATAATTAGGGAAATTTTCAGCTTGTATCCCATTCCCAAGGTTTCCAAGCTTCCAGGGTAATATTAAGCACTATCCTGTATATCTACGCATGGCTACCACATGATGTGCAAAATCTCTGCGGCATTGAAAATGTTACATTtgcttccttttcttctccaaatAGTAGTGGTTTCTCTGGAAATTCAGAACTGCCCAAACCAGGTGCCATAAGCCCAACTCTGGCCACAGAGCAGCAGGGGAGTACAATGGGCAGTTAGAAGTTTGCCAGAGTAGGAAATTGCTCAGGCGGGTCTCACCCGAAGTTCGGATCATAATGTCTGGATCAGGTGCCACTGCCATGTACAGGTGCTTCTCAACATCGACTAGCTTTACATTAGGAATTTTGTGTGGCAACTTCTCACTCTCTTGAACATCTTCAATCAGACCATTGCAAATTCTACTTGCAACTTCACGCCCTTTATCTTTTTCAACATGATTAACAGTTGTATTTTCCTTCTCATCCGCCTCATCTCTTTCACTGCAAGGTTTACTGGTATCTAATGCTGCTTCTCCATCCAAACTGCCGTTGCATGATTTATGAAGATCACACTCCATCACACCATTAATCTTCTCTCCCTTTTCAACTCCATAAGTCACACCATTGCTAAACTTGGTTCCATTCAATGCCTGAATTTCATTCCTTTTCTCATTGCAGGATTCTTGTACAGCATGAACAATCTCATCACATGAAGTATAGGCCACACAGATCAAAAGCACAGCCTTGGAGTTGTTGGCAGTAgccttcattgccttttcaGCAGCAACCCTGACAGGCTCATTCAGAAGTTTCAAGTTACCAATAAAATATACTCTGATACCATATTGGTTAACAAAACTTTCTTTCTCAAGCAGCACCTCAATCTTCTCCTGCAACAGATCCATTAGAGTTTGCACCTCCTCTGGCCGTCGCTTGAAATTGTCAATGCTGAAGGCATAAACTGTTACATACTTGACTCCCAATTCATAGCAGTACCTCAGTATGGACATGAGAGCCAAATATCCAGCTTTATGACCTTCCGCTACAGGTAAGTTCCTCCTCTTTGCATACCTTCGGTTCCCATCCATGATGAAGGCAATGTGCTCAGGAATGGGGCCCACAGATACAACGCTAAACATACATTTCCTCAAGAAAGTACCTAAACCCCCCAACCTTTGGCTTGCACCAATAACGCTTTTCTCCATCGTCTGATCTGGCACAGAAACCGACCCTGCTGATGCTGAAGACTAATAAAACCTCAGTCAACATGAAAACTTAACACCCTccaaaaatagaagaaaattcTCAAGACATGTTTGTTTGCTTGAGAGAACAAggccaaaatggaaaacaaGGCAAAGATACatagaaacaagaaaaaaaagaacattttTGGCAAGAGAGTTTTCTGAGAGTATTTTCgaagaatgaaaaaaagaaaacgaatTTGCATTATGCTTCTGgtagattaattagaaaatatattcagaaaatgaaacatACCTGGTAGTACAAATTGAGAATAATATTATGTGAGTTATTTTTCAAGAGTATTTTTGCTAATTtatgttttgaaaaaatatttaaaatttaacaaattaaaaattatattgttttttaaaagcTAAAACTATCTtgatctccttttttttttttttcctcctttcctttctttcttcctctctttgttttttttttcttttcttcttcctctctgtcTTTTTTTCTCAGTTGCAGATTTGTGTGattatgagttttttttccttgaaattTTGGGGCTGATTATGGTTGGAAGGAGGAGATTTGATTGTTTTGGATATAATTTGATTGGATTGTTTGCTCATTTAATGGAGAAGAGTTGACTTTGATTCTTAGAGACTGAAAACCTTTCATTCTCAGAAAACAGTATGAGCTTGTTTCTCAAAATAACCCACCGAACACGTTTTCAcatgaaaacagaaaacaaaaacagaaaatggcCCTTGAAAATGATACGAACAGGCCCCTGTCTGAAGCAATTTGTCAAAACAGTAGGGAGGACACCCAACTACACGGGATTCAAGAACCTCAAGTCATATTATATATCAATATTTCTCGGTGATCAATTTCATGTTCAACAAAATAGCTCAAGCAACAAAGATGTACTTGAGAAATTCAGTCAAATACGTTAAAATTACTGTCTTTTTTAcgtaaaaactgaaaacccaCCTCAACCAAGTCCAAAAATAGCATTAAAAGTAATTTCAGCAGTCAAAAGCTAATTTTGGGTTCCAACTTCCAAGTAATGAACacataaaacccaaaaacaaatttaaagttTCTGAGAGcagccaaaagaagaaaaagaaaatattcatgaagaaacatccaatccaatcacaCAACACAAGCAACTTAATAAGCGTAAAGGACTTACATGAATATACTGATCAATGAGCCACTGAGCGTCGGCCTCTGGCGACCCAATGAAGAACTAAGAGAATTGAGGCCTATATATAACATAGAGTGAGCCAGTGAGCCACAAAAAcacccatttatttttaaaaagcaaaagaaaaactgtGATCGTAGAAAATGGAGGATAATGGTGAAGAACACAGAAAACCACGTAAAATACGAGTGTGAGAAGAAGAGTTTAGAAGAAAGTGATGTTTGGTTTTCCGTataaaaatgagaaaccaAAAGCATCCACCCATATACATACACACAGATACACAACACTACAAAGTTACAAAAGCACTcaaaagaagccaaaaggaAAGGTACTTCCGTCACCCCCTTTTCTAACATTTTCTGCCGCGCTTTGTCATTtctcggttttttttttaaattaaaaaagaaaaataattattctaGTGCCACCACAATTTTAAAACATGGCCGTGAATGCGTTGATATTAAAAAATTGTCACATCATACGATCAACTGATGTGTGAAATGAGATCTCAAGACTGGTGGCACACTGAATTTGTTGTTGATTATATAATTGTGGTCCGTAAATACGATACAAATAGTGTATTATTGTAGAAAACGAAgatatattttgtgaaatgTTTTTGTAATGTTTTTAGTTAAGAATGTTTAACTTAGAACAAAATTAAGGTGATCCATAAAATTAAAGGACATGATTCATCAATTGCGTTTGAACATTCTCTTTGCAGTTATGAAAGTCATATTACCAGTTTAAACAAAACTTAATATATTAATCTTCGAGACCAGCATGCGATTAACATGAACTGTCTTCTC
Above is a genomic segment from Prunus dulcis chromosome 7, ALMONDv2, whole genome shotgun sequence containing:
- the LOC117634752 gene encoding rubber cis-polyprenyltransferase HRT2-like; protein product: MEKSVIGASQRLGGLGTFLRKCMFSVVSVGPIPEHIAFIMDGNRRYAKRRNLPVAEGHKAGYLALMSILRYCYELGVKYVTVYAFSIDNFKRRPEEVQTLMDLLQEKIEVLLEKESFVNQYGIRVYFIGNLKLLNEPVRVAAEKAMKATANNSKAVLLICVAYTSCDEIVHAVQESCNEKRNEIQALNGTKFSNGVTYGVEKGEKINGVMECDLHKSCNGSLDGEAALDTSKPCSERDEADEKENTTVNHVEKDKGREVASRICNGLIEDVQESEKLPHKIPNVKLVDVEKHLYMAVAPDPDIMIRTSGETRLSNFLLWQTSNCPLYSPAALWPELGLWHLVWAVLNFQRNHYYLEKKRKQM
- the LOC117634753 gene encoding dirigent protein 19-like, giving the protein MALSLRFYGVFVVLLVSLLVSKASSTSHHEHHHHHQLKSLHFALFQHETINRTGYIVVNGVGGAGISQTTTPFGTVFVFQDPMTVTANRSSKVVGIAQGTSVTSSLDGLQSISVAKITLRLKHHSGSVSIVGGTHNVKPADHPVVGGTGDFLFVQGYVTSSPVNLKGQTVVYKIEFHLYWPPYATQGS